The following proteins are encoded in a genomic region of Spirosoma sp. SC4-14:
- a CDS encoding glycosyltransferase family 2 protein, translated as MFNNKKVIVVMPAYRAALTLERTYREIPFDLVDDVILVDDASPDNTVDVARQLGIRHVIRHDKNKGYGGNQKTCYAKALELGADIVVMLHPDYQYTPMLLPAMISIIGNGLYPVVFASRILGKGALKGGMPMYKYIANRFLTFAQNLLMNQKLSEYHTGYRAFSGQVLQNLDFTHNSDDFIFDNEMIAQIFYKGYEIAEVTCPTKYFEEASSINFRRSSIYGLGVLRTSLFYFLTKLGLMRWKILT; from the coding sequence ATGTTTAATAATAAAAAAGTTATTGTAGTGATGCCCGCCTATCGGGCAGCTCTTACACTGGAGCGTACCTACCGTGAAATTCCATTCGATCTTGTTGACGACGTAATTCTTGTTGACGATGCCAGTCCTGACAATACCGTCGATGTAGCTCGCCAATTAGGAATTCGCCATGTAATTCGGCACGATAAAAATAAAGGCTATGGGGGAAATCAGAAAACCTGCTATGCCAAAGCGCTGGAACTTGGCGCTGATATAGTAGTAATGCTACACCCCGATTATCAGTACACACCCATGCTGCTGCCTGCCATGATTTCAATCATTGGCAACGGACTCTATCCGGTTGTATTTGCTTCCAGAATTTTGGGAAAGGGCGCCCTGAAAGGCGGAATGCCCATGTATAAATATATTGCCAACCGCTTTCTGACATTTGCGCAAAATCTTCTGATGAATCAGAAGCTGTCGGAATACCACACGGGGTATCGGGCATTTTCGGGTCAGGTTTTACAAAATCTTGACTTTACGCACAACTCCGACGATTTTATTTTCGATAATGAAATGATTGCCCAGATTTTTTATAAGGGCTACGAAATTGCAGAAGTGACCTGTCCAACCAAATATTTTGAAGAAGCCTCGTCGATCAATTTCCGCCGAAGCTCTATTTATGGCTTGGGTGTGCTACGAACATCGTTGTTCTATTTCCTTACGAAACTAGGGCTAATGCGCTGGAAGATTCTGACCTAG
- a CDS encoding TerC/Alx family metal homeostasis membrane protein: protein MLSNETLFFLAFAAFVLFIMAVDLGAFSKQKSHVVEFKEAAIWSAIWVALSIAFYFFLQNFGYLIHGITDMARLQEIRDKYAEHVELIPSNFTASLARFQANMSLEYITGYLVEYSLSADNIFVFILIFNSFGVQQRYYKKILVWGILGAIILRMIFIFLGSALIQRFEWIMYLFGAFLVYTGIQLFFQKDEDETIEPNNHPVVRFVSKYLNVYHRNVTDHFFIRRKSDRKVFVTPLFIIVIVIAFTDLVFAVDSIPAIFSITKDPYIVFFSNVFAIMGLRSMFFFLSSIMSKFRFLKVGLAVLLTFIGAKMLGEHWLAELGFKPAYSLYVIVLILGVSVLASWLIPEKETEA, encoded by the coding sequence ATGCTCTCAAACGAAACCTTATTCTTCCTTGCGTTTGCAGCCTTTGTCCTCTTCATTATGGCCGTAGACCTGGGAGCATTCTCCAAGCAAAAAAGTCATGTTGTTGAGTTTAAAGAAGCCGCGATCTGGAGTGCAATATGGGTTGCTCTTTCTATAGCTTTCTACTTTTTTCTACAGAACTTTGGTTATCTCATTCATGGTATTACCGACATGGCCCGGCTTCAGGAAATTCGGGATAAATACGCTGAGCATGTAGAGTTGATACCAAGCAATTTTACTGCCAGTTTAGCACGGTTTCAGGCCAATATGTCTCTGGAGTATATTACGGGCTATCTGGTCGAATATTCGTTATCGGCCGACAATATCTTTGTCTTCATCCTCATTTTCAATTCGTTTGGTGTTCAGCAGCGGTATTACAAAAAAATTCTGGTCTGGGGCATTCTGGGCGCTATCATTCTGCGTATGATCTTTATTTTTCTGGGGTCGGCACTGATTCAGCGCTTTGAATGGATCATGTATTTGTTTGGTGCCTTTCTGGTTTATACTGGCATTCAACTCTTTTTTCAGAAAGACGAAGATGAAACTATCGAACCAAACAATCACCCGGTCGTCCGTTTTGTCAGTAAATACCTGAATGTTTATCACCGTAATGTGACCGACCATTTCTTTATCCGCCGAAAATCGGACCGAAAGGTTTTCGTAACACCACTATTTATTATCGTAATCGTTATTGCGTTTACCGACCTTGTTTTCGCTGTCGATTCGATTCCGGCTATTTTTTCGATTACTAAAGATCCCTATATCGTCTTCTTCTCGAACGTATTTGCCATTATGGGCCTTCGGTCTATGTTCTTCTTCCTGTCGAGCATTATGAGTAAATTCCGTTTCCTGAAAGTTGGTCTGGCGGTGCTGCTAACGTTCATTGGGGCCAAAATGCTTGGCGAACACTGGCTTGCCGAACTAGGTTTCAAACCTGCATATTCGCTCTATGTTATCGTTCTTATTCTGGGGGTGAGCGTACTGGCATCATGGCTAATTCCAGAAAAAGAAACCGAAGCTTGA